In a genomic window of Nesterenkonia halotolerans:
- a CDS encoding ABC transporter ATP-binding protein, which yields MNSETVIDVERLNVSYDDFHAVKDLTFDVRRGELYALLGTNGAGKTSTLEVIEGHRASSSGKVSILGEDPRNRKAVRPRMGIMLQDSGFAADLSAMETLTLIGGLTGREDQPSRVLDVVGLTAKAETRVSALSGGEKRRLDFATAIYGSPELIFLDEPTTGLDVASRDDLWDVVDRLREDGATIVLTTHYLEEAQQRADRIGLMHEGTFRMQGTVSELTQTLPGTITFHLAENAPPLPLESSLSGNGTLLIETHGLQQDLHTLLSWAQETGTELRDLDAGPTRLDDVFRSITRH from the coding sequence ATGAACTCAGAAACAGTCATCGACGTCGAACGTCTCAATGTCAGCTACGACGACTTCCACGCAGTCAAAGATCTCACGTTCGACGTGAGACGGGGAGAGCTCTACGCCCTGCTCGGGACCAACGGCGCCGGGAAGACCTCCACCCTCGAGGTCATCGAGGGCCACCGGGCTTCCTCTTCCGGGAAGGTGTCGATCCTCGGTGAGGACCCGCGGAATCGCAAGGCCGTGCGCCCACGCATGGGCATCATGCTCCAGGACAGCGGATTCGCCGCAGACCTGAGCGCCATGGAGACCCTCACGCTCATCGGTGGTCTCACGGGTCGCGAGGATCAGCCGAGCCGGGTGCTCGACGTCGTCGGGCTCACAGCTAAGGCCGAGACCCGTGTCTCGGCGCTCTCCGGGGGTGAGAAGCGCCGACTGGACTTCGCCACCGCCATCTATGGGTCACCGGAGCTGATCTTCCTCGATGAACCGACCACCGGACTGGACGTGGCGTCCCGCGATGACCTGTGGGATGTGGTGGATCGGCTCCGGGAGGACGGCGCGACGATCGTGCTGACCACCCACTACCTGGAGGAGGCCCAGCAGCGTGCCGACCGGATCGGACTCATGCACGAAGGCACCTTCCGGATGCAGGGCACCGTCTCCGAGCTGACCCAGACCCTGCCCGGCACGATCACCTTCCACCTCGCCGAGAACGCCCCACCGCTTCCCCTGGAGAGCTCACTCTCCGGGAACGGCACCCTGCTCATCGAGACCCACGGGCTGCAGCAAGACCTCCACACGCTGCTGTCCTGGGCCCAGGAGACCGGCACCGAACTGCGAGACCTCGACGCCGGGCCCACCCGGCTCGATGACGTCTTCCGCTCGATCACCCGCCACTGA
- a CDS encoding sensor histidine kinase, with protein sequence MSSTSIAAQRRMHRATVLTTVVAIAPVALAIVAMTSQSWREGLGFSAGILLTFLVLLEFAPMRHPRSTALALGFSFLVWAICAVLALNPVAFFGAAMLSGVLIPQLLRRPLSWIIGLGVLIAAIGALYFLNEPVTWVNVVRYVLIPGGLSVFVAAVILMMQSYWRILRDLERAQEAEAELGIMRERMRFASDLHDIQGHTLHVVNLKIALAEELVTRDPERAVTELREVYTQVEETIRETKNLAYARRRLNLRAELENARNLFEAAGVSVRITRHGEVTDGHSELLGQVLRETTTNILRHADSGQVTITISETGIEIINDGADPGPLPALNGLETLRARVANEGGALTVAQAEGEFSTSVHFPTMTASPEESSLS encoded by the coding sequence ATGTCCTCGACCTCGATCGCGGCCCAGCGGCGCATGCACCGGGCCACCGTTCTCACCACAGTGGTGGCCATTGCGCCGGTGGCGCTGGCGATCGTGGCCATGACCTCGCAGTCCTGGCGAGAGGGTCTCGGCTTCAGTGCCGGCATACTGCTGACCTTCCTGGTGCTGCTGGAGTTCGCGCCGATGCGCCACCCACGCTCCACCGCACTGGCACTGGGGTTCTCGTTCTTGGTGTGGGCCATCTGTGCGGTGCTCGCGCTGAATCCGGTGGCGTTCTTCGGCGCCGCGATGCTCAGCGGGGTGCTGATCCCCCAGCTGCTGAGGCGACCGCTGTCCTGGATCATCGGCCTGGGTGTGCTGATCGCTGCCATCGGTGCGCTCTACTTCCTCAACGAGCCCGTCACCTGGGTCAATGTGGTGCGCTACGTCCTGATCCCGGGCGGGCTGAGCGTCTTCGTCGCCGCGGTGATCCTCATGATGCAGAGCTACTGGAGGATTCTGCGGGACCTCGAGCGTGCCCAGGAGGCGGAGGCTGAGTTGGGCATCATGCGCGAACGCATGCGCTTCGCCAGCGACCTCCACGACATCCAGGGGCATACGCTGCACGTGGTCAACCTCAAGATCGCACTCGCCGAGGAACTGGTCACGCGGGACCCGGAACGGGCGGTGACCGAACTGCGCGAGGTCTACACGCAGGTGGAGGAGACGATTCGAGAGACGAAGAACCTTGCGTATGCACGTCGCAGGCTCAATCTGCGTGCAGAGCTGGAGAATGCGCGGAATCTCTTCGAGGCCGCGGGGGTGTCGGTGCGGATCACTCGGCACGGCGAGGTCACGGACGGCCACAGCGAGCTGTTGGGTCAGGTACTCCGGGAGACGACGACGAACATCCTGCGCCACGCAGATTCAGGCCAGGTGACGATCACGATCTCCGAGACCGGGATCGAGATCATCAACGACGGCGCAGACCCTGGCCCGCTGCCCGCCCTGAACGGACTGGAGACTCTGCGCGCCCGGGTGGCCAACGAAGGTGGGGCGCTCACAGTGGCTCAGGCGGAGGGTGAATTCAGCACCTCGGTGCACTTTCCGACGATGACCGCCTCACCCGAGGAGTCGAGCCTGTCATGA
- a CDS encoding response regulator transcription factor, with protein sequence MISVVLVDDEALLRSALSSLLPLKADITVVAEAADGAAAVDVVMAHRPDVLVIDLEMPGTDGLTAVEMILRQRPEQVVLMLTRHARPGVLRRALRLGVRGFVSKSAHPSLIAEVIETLHAGRRWIDPDISALAVVDDSPLTDRELDVLRETLEGYSVGEISARLYLAEGTVRNYLSNAMHKTQTRNRREAARYARSREWL encoded by the coding sequence ATGATCAGTGTCGTGCTCGTCGATGACGAAGCCCTGCTGCGCTCAGCGCTTTCTTCCTTGCTGCCGCTGAAGGCTGACATCACGGTCGTCGCCGAGGCCGCCGACGGGGCCGCCGCAGTCGACGTCGTCATGGCACACCGTCCCGATGTGCTGGTCATCGACCTCGAGATGCCCGGCACCGATGGACTCACAGCAGTGGAGATGATCCTTCGGCAGCGGCCCGAGCAGGTGGTGCTCATGCTCACCCGTCACGCGCGGCCAGGAGTGCTGCGCCGCGCGCTCAGACTCGGCGTCCGTGGGTTTGTCAGCAAGTCCGCCCATCCGAGCCTGATCGCTGAGGTGATCGAGACCCTGCACGCGGGCAGACGCTGGATCGATCCGGACATCTCCGCGCTGGCGGTGGTCGATGACTCCCCGTTGACCGACCGGGAACTCGATGTGCTCCGCGAGACGCTGGAGGGGTACTCCGTCGGCGAGATCTCCGCTCGCCTGTACCTGGCCGAAGGAACCGTGCGGAACTACCTCTCGAACGCCATGCACAAGACCCAGACCCGCAATCGCCGCGAGGCCGCGCGGTACGCCAGGTCACGAGAATGGCTCTGA
- a CDS encoding DUF1697 domain-containing protein, whose translation MSSAVPRIILIRAVNVGGTAKLPMAQWRALAESLGATGVQTYIASGNMVCTPAGDPQAFDRALENSVQREPGFFREVISRSLHEVTSALAAHPFEELDPRFSYITFLAGEPTAEAVAKAQSFETGADQWRVIGQEMHILYAEGAGRAQMKDVAIGRALGVPGTARNLNTVRRLISLASE comes from the coding sequence GTGAGCAGCGCGGTGCCGCGCATCATTCTCATCCGCGCCGTAAACGTCGGCGGCACCGCGAAGCTGCCCATGGCGCAGTGGCGGGCACTGGCCGAATCACTCGGTGCCACCGGGGTGCAGACCTATATCGCCTCCGGCAACATGGTCTGCACCCCGGCCGGTGACCCCCAGGCCTTTGACCGTGCGCTGGAGAACTCCGTGCAGCGAGAGCCTGGCTTCTTTCGTGAGGTCATCAGCCGCTCTCTTCATGAGGTCACGTCCGCGCTGGCTGCGCACCCCTTCGAGGAACTCGACCCCAGGTTCTCCTACATCACGTTCCTGGCCGGCGAGCCGACTGCCGAGGCGGTGGCGAAGGCACAGAGCTTCGAGACCGGCGCAGATCAATGGCGGGTCATCGGCCAGGAGATGCACATCCTTTACGCCGAAGGTGCCGGCCGGGCCCAGATGAAAGATGTCGCGATCGGGCGGGCGCTGGGGGTGCCCGGCACGGCGCGGAATCTCAACACGGTGCGTCGGCTCATCAGTCTCGCCTCCGAATAG
- a CDS encoding universal stress protein produces the protein MSHESHHTTRPIPFEPARRELGVIVGFDGSKQAVLALHYAARASRRSGRVLTVITAFTVPTPLYTTLAAVPEQSEAEAHLAGARKVLEEARNYLKDYPGKVIYRAERGDAAGVLVDLSSIAELAVVGARGRGGFLGRVLGSVSSALPAHADCPTVVVPRQYQVGESEGEARFEPSADQRPVVVGIDGSAQGRVATLQAAQAAQNRGVELHLLLALPSLEGWLEWYPELDTPEEAVTDHRKTQLEKSLEAEVEWLKRHYPSLDVTAKVRPGDPTALLAKQTEQAQLTVLGTRGRGEIAGTMLGSVSRGVLHKATGPVMVVPYLKDDRLADQPEFIR, from the coding sequence ATGAGCCACGAAAGCCACCACACCACCAGGCCGATCCCCTTTGAGCCCGCCCGGAGGGAGCTCGGGGTCATCGTAGGATTCGACGGCTCCAAGCAGGCGGTCCTGGCACTGCACTATGCAGCCCGTGCCTCCCGGCGCAGCGGACGCGTGCTGACCGTCATCACTGCCTTCACCGTCCCCACACCGCTGTACACGACCCTGGCGGCCGTCCCAGAGCAGTCCGAGGCCGAGGCCCATCTTGCGGGTGCCAGGAAGGTGCTCGAAGAAGCCCGGAACTACCTGAAGGACTACCCCGGAAAAGTCATCTACCGGGCTGAACGCGGCGATGCCGCCGGGGTGCTGGTGGATCTCTCCAGCATCGCCGAACTGGCAGTCGTCGGTGCGCGCGGTCGCGGCGGATTCCTCGGACGAGTCCTGGGGTCCGTGTCTTCGGCACTGCCAGCCCATGCTGACTGCCCGACTGTGGTGGTGCCCCGGCAGTATCAGGTCGGAGAGTCCGAGGGAGAGGCGCGGTTCGAGCCGAGCGCCGACCAGCGTCCCGTGGTGGTGGGGATCGACGGTTCGGCCCAGGGCCGGGTGGCCACGCTCCAGGCGGCACAGGCCGCGCAGAACCGCGGTGTGGAGCTCCATCTGCTGCTCGCCCTTCCTTCCCTGGAGGGATGGCTGGAATGGTATCCGGAGCTGGACACCCCCGAGGAGGCGGTGACCGATCACCGAAAGACCCAGCTGGAGAAGTCGCTGGAGGCTGAGGTGGAATGGCTGAAAAGGCACTACCCGTCCCTGGACGTCACCGCAAAGGTCAGGCCGGGGGATCCCACCGCGCTGCTTGCCAAACAGACCGAGCAGGCACAGCTGACGGTCCTCGGCACGCGCGGCCGAGGCGAGATCGCGGGCACGATGCTCGGTTCCGTCTCGCGCGGGGTGCTGCACAAGGCGACCGGCCCGGTGATGGTGGTCCCATATCTCAAGGATGATCGGTTGGCGGATCAGCCGGAGTTCATTCGGTGA
- a CDS encoding NAD(P)-dependent alcohol dehydrogenase, with translation MKALQYVAIGQPPEVREVPTPEPGPGEVRLRITAAGACHSDSFVMSLSEEQYADFGYPLPMTLGHEGVGVVDSLGEGATGVELGDAVAVYGPLGCGRCHSCAQGFENYCPHAAGMGITPPGLGRDGAMAEYLIVSDPRLLIPIKDLDPVKSVALTDAGLTPYHAIKGSLDLLVPGSVAVVIGVGGLGHIAVQLLRSLTSATVVALDISEDKLEFAREVGAHHAFLSDDDAAANVAESVGPGPVTAIFDFVTNEPVMKIARSLSGPRTDLVLVGAGAVETSVGLLGQPYGSRIRAPYWGARPELMEVVELARTGHLEVETEQFSMDQAPEAYRKLHDGELRGRAVVVP, from the coding sequence ATGAAAGCACTCCAGTACGTCGCCATCGGCCAGCCGCCGGAAGTCCGCGAGGTCCCCACGCCAGAACCCGGACCGGGTGAGGTCAGGCTGCGGATCACCGCCGCCGGCGCCTGCCACTCCGACAGCTTCGTGATGAGTCTGAGCGAGGAGCAGTACGCGGACTTCGGCTACCCGCTGCCCATGACGCTGGGCCATGAGGGGGTCGGCGTCGTCGATTCGCTGGGGGAGGGGGCCACCGGTGTGGAGCTCGGTGACGCCGTCGCCGTCTACGGTCCGCTGGGCTGCGGTCGCTGCCATTCCTGCGCCCAGGGCTTCGAGAACTACTGCCCGCATGCAGCGGGCATGGGGATCACCCCTCCCGGCCTCGGCCGCGACGGCGCCATGGCGGAGTACCTGATCGTCAGCGACCCGCGTCTGCTGATCCCGATCAAGGATCTGGATCCGGTCAAGAGCGTGGCGCTGACCGACGCCGGACTCACCCCGTACCACGCCATCAAGGGCTCCCTGGACCTGCTGGTGCCGGGAAGCGTGGCCGTGGTCATCGGGGTCGGGGGTCTCGGCCACATCGCCGTGCAGCTGCTGCGCAGCCTCACCTCAGCCACGGTGGTGGCGCTGGACATCAGCGAGGACAAGCTCGAGTTCGCGCGCGAGGTGGGGGCTCACCATGCCTTCCTCTCCGACGACGACGCCGCCGCGAACGTCGCCGAGTCTGTGGGCCCGGGTCCGGTCACCGCGATCTTCGACTTCGTCACCAATGAACCGGTGATGAAGATCGCCCGGTCGCTCAGCGGGCCACGCACCGACCTGGTGCTGGTCGGAGCAGGCGCCGTGGAGACCAGCGTGGGTCTGCTCGGACAGCCCTACGGTTCGCGGATCCGCGCCCCGTACTGGGGGGCACGCCCGGAGCTGATGGAGGTCGTCGAACTCGCCCGGACCGGGCACCTCGAGGTGGAGACCGAACAGTTCAGCATGGACCAGGCGCCGGAGGCGTACCGCAAGCTGCACGACGGTGAGCTGCGCGGCCGCGCCGTCGTCGTGCCATAA
- a CDS encoding response regulator — protein sequence MISVLIVDDQPVVRAGLAVVLNAEPDLKVLGQAADGAEAARLTAELAPDVVCMDVRMPGTDGITATREIIASGSTAKVLILTTFDIDEYVFAALEAGASGFLLKGAEEEVIAQAIRSVAAGGGTLDQRVTHKVITEFAQRSAGPRAGTQPQTLTPGTPALTQRETEVLRLITQGLSNAEIAESLVVEVTTVKYHVQSVLMKTQSRDRLQAAIWGLRQGLTGEDLR from the coding sequence GTGATCAGCGTGCTCATCGTCGATGACCAGCCCGTGGTCCGCGCCGGGCTCGCCGTCGTTCTGAATGCGGAACCGGACCTCAAGGTGCTCGGCCAGGCCGCCGACGGCGCCGAAGCGGCCCGACTGACCGCAGAACTGGCTCCAGACGTGGTCTGCATGGACGTGCGCATGCCCGGCACGGACGGGATCACCGCCACTCGAGAGATCATCGCCTCGGGCTCCACGGCGAAGGTGCTGATCCTGACCACCTTTGACATCGATGAGTATGTCTTCGCGGCGCTCGAGGCAGGAGCCTCTGGGTTCCTGCTCAAGGGCGCTGAGGAAGAGGTGATCGCCCAGGCGATCCGCTCGGTGGCCGCAGGCGGGGGCACCCTTGATCAGCGCGTCACGCATAAGGTCATCACCGAGTTCGCCCAGCGCAGCGCTGGCCCCCGGGCCGGGACCCAGCCGCAGACGCTCACTCCGGGGACCCCTGCGCTGACGCAGCGGGAGACTGAGGTGCTGCGGCTGATCACTCAGGGTCTCTCCAACGCCGAGATCGCGGAATCCCTCGTCGTGGAGGTGACCACGGTGAAGTACCACGTGCAGTCGGTCCTGATGAAGACCCAGAGCCGGGACCGGCTGCAGGCAGCCATCTGGGGGCTCCGACAGGGTCTCACCGGGGAGGATCTTCGCTGA
- a CDS encoding sensor histidine kinase, giving the protein MEHSTATATTAHTWTWTPSLVILAIIPLLFAVPEFLNSGTAVFLTTGTLVVQAFLLLGSWRWPGTILAVVTLSDCLLFALDEGNTSAGLAVLFAAYATRRSLPRDAAARRIIPWAVISVIVAATTGATGELAQYGEIPLAFARGLVLFGLAWLTAEIVIGRAQLIQALIERAEIAEREQELVAQQAVQEQRTMIARELHDIAAHHLTGIIVSAQAANALAQTDPQAQRGYLSSVQRDARSALENLRRTLGLLRAEEGATTLGAPSMADLPQVIEEAEARGIRVQLRQQGQAWPLGPVAGVVVVRGIQEALANIIKHAPGARARLTVDWGSDQLNIEVHDDGAEEPRTSLPASGYGLTGLRERLGLVHGSLEAAPMATGWRTAFSIPRERTESAEPAAKGQLL; this is encoded by the coding sequence ATGGAGCATTCCACGGCGACCGCGACCACCGCGCACACCTGGACGTGGACCCCCTCGTTGGTCATCCTGGCCATCATCCCGCTGCTCTTCGCCGTGCCGGAGTTCCTGAACTCCGGCACGGCGGTCTTCCTGACCACCGGAACGCTGGTGGTTCAGGCGTTCCTGCTGCTGGGCAGCTGGAGATGGCCCGGGACGATCCTGGCGGTGGTCACACTCAGCGACTGCCTGCTCTTCGCGCTGGATGAGGGCAATACCAGCGCTGGGCTCGCAGTGCTGTTTGCCGCCTATGCCACCAGGAGATCCCTGCCCCGTGACGCGGCGGCTCGGCGGATCATCCCCTGGGCTGTGATCAGCGTGATCGTGGCCGCGACGACCGGCGCCACCGGAGAGCTCGCCCAGTACGGTGAGATCCCGCTGGCCTTCGCCCGGGGCCTCGTGCTCTTCGGACTCGCCTGGCTGACCGCCGAGATCGTGATCGGACGGGCCCAGCTGATCCAGGCGCTGATCGAACGCGCCGAGATCGCCGAGCGCGAGCAGGAGCTCGTCGCCCAGCAGGCAGTCCAGGAGCAGCGCACCATGATCGCCCGAGAGCTCCACGACATCGCGGCCCACCACCTCACCGGGATCATCGTCAGCGCCCAGGCCGCCAATGCCCTGGCACAGACCGACCCGCAGGCCCAGCGGGGATACCTGAGCTCGGTGCAGCGCGACGCCCGGTCGGCGCTGGAGAACCTGCGCCGCACGCTCGGTCTGCTCCGCGCTGAAGAGGGTGCCACCACGCTCGGGGCACCCTCCATGGCCGATCTCCCGCAGGTCATCGAGGAGGCCGAAGCACGGGGAATCCGCGTTCAGCTGCGCCAGCAGGGTCAGGCCTGGCCGCTAGGACCGGTGGCTGGCGTCGTCGTCGTCCGCGGCATCCAGGAGGCGCTGGCAAACATCATCAAACATGCCCCTGGGGCCCGCGCGCGGCTCACGGTGGACTGGGGGAGTGATCAGCTGAACATCGAGGTCCACGACGACGGAGCCGAAGAGCCCCGCACCTCCCTGCCGGCCAGCGGCTATGGGTTGACCGGGCTGCGTGAACGCCTCGGGCTGGTCCATGGAAGCCTCGAGGCTGCGCCCATGGCGACCGGCTGGCGCACCGCGTTCAGCATCCCGCGGGAGCGCACCGAGAGCGCCGAACCGGCTGCGAAGGGACAACTGCTGTGA
- a CDS encoding ABC transporter ATP-binding protein: protein MTTTSPSIEITHLAKSYGSTQAVADVSFHAESGRVLALLGPNGAGKTTTMRILLGLATAESGHALIDGTAYSDLSSPAHRVGAVLDAGGLHPDRTAREHLRITAAMIGASQRIISPVLQQVGLADAADRPVRGYSLGMRQRLALANALLGDPSILVLDEPANGLDPAGIRWLRQYLRAFAAQGGTVLLSTHVLTEVALVADDLVIIDRGRSLITGALDALTAHSDLEQLYLSMTSAGSDQPIHHASGAPAGSTSTDRETLR, encoded by the coding sequence ATGACCACCACATCACCCAGCATAGAGATCACTCATCTCGCCAAGAGCTACGGCTCCACTCAGGCGGTGGCGGACGTCAGCTTCCATGCTGAATCCGGCCGCGTGCTGGCCCTGCTCGGCCCCAACGGTGCCGGCAAGACCACCACGATGCGCATCCTGCTCGGGCTGGCCACCGCAGAGAGCGGACACGCCCTCATCGACGGCACGGCTTATTCCGACCTCTCTTCGCCAGCCCACCGCGTCGGCGCCGTGCTCGACGCCGGCGGACTTCATCCCGACCGCACCGCACGGGAACACCTTCGGATCACGGCCGCCATGATCGGGGCCAGCCAGCGGATCATCTCACCGGTGCTCCAGCAGGTCGGCCTGGCCGATGCTGCCGACCGCCCCGTCCGCGGCTACTCCCTCGGCATGCGCCAGCGCCTTGCGCTGGCCAACGCGCTGCTCGGTGACCCTTCGATCCTGGTGCTGGACGAGCCGGCGAACGGGCTGGACCCGGCAGGCATCCGCTGGCTGCGCCAGTACCTGCGCGCCTTCGCCGCCCAGGGCGGGACGGTGCTCCTCTCCACCCACGTGCTGACCGAGGTGGCGCTGGTCGCCGACGACCTCGTGATTATCGATCGTGGCCGAAGCCTCATCACCGGAGCACTCGATGCGCTCACCGCGCACAGTGATCTCGAACAGCTCTACCTCTCCATGACCTCCGCCGGCTCAGACCAGCCCATTCACCACGCCTCCGGCGCACCCGCCGGCTCCACCTCGACAGATCGTGAGACCCTGCGATGA
- a CDS encoding DUF2200 domain-containing protein: protein MSRHRIYTMSFAAVYPHYVAKAEKKGRSQAEVDEVIGWLTGYSAQQLQTVLDAGTDCETFFDQAPAMNPARSLITGVICGVRVEEIEEPTMREIRSLDKLIDELAKGRPMEKVLRS from the coding sequence ATGAGCAGGCATCGGATCTACACCATGAGCTTCGCCGCGGTCTATCCGCACTATGTGGCCAAGGCGGAGAAGAAGGGGCGGTCCCAGGCCGAGGTGGACGAGGTCATCGGCTGGCTGACCGGATACTCGGCGCAGCAGCTCCAGACGGTCCTGGACGCCGGCACCGACTGTGAGACGTTCTTCGATCAGGCGCCCGCCATGAACCCCGCACGGTCCCTGATCACCGGGGTCATCTGCGGTGTCCGGGTCGAGGAGATCGAGGAGCCCACCATGCGCGAGATACGCTCTCTGGACAAGCTCATCGATGAGCTCGCCAAGGGCAGGCCGATGGAGAAGGTCCTGCGCAGCTGA
- a CDS encoding NAD-dependent succinate-semialdehyde dehydrogenase codes for MTIEHTQNGTLAVLNPATGETVGRVHDHSAAEAAALVDAAQAGFEAWRATTPRHRSEVLTAAFLGMRANAERLRDLIVAENGKSRADAAAEVSYASEFFRWYAEEAVRTPGGYTEAPSGGVRNVVTRHPVGVAVLITPWNFPAAMATRKIGPALAAGCSVLLKPASETPLTASAIAEILTEAGVPEGVVQVAASSSASTVVSAWLADDRVRKLSFTGSTGVGRKLLAQCAERVVNTSMELGGNAPFIVTAGADIDAAVEGAMLAKFRNGGQACTAANRFYVHQDVLGEFTEKFGARIAALRVGDPAQGADIGPVITQKAAAEIRGLVQRAQEQGAVIAAQALLPDDANPAFLAPTLLTGVPTDAEILREEIFGPVAPVVAWTDLDAMIELANAPEVGLSSYVYAGKLQTAMKIAERLEAGMVGVNRGIVSDPSAPFGGVKQAGIGREGGAFGMEEFTEVQYLSVDWS; via the coding sequence ATGACCATCGAGCACACCCAGAACGGCACCCTCGCCGTGTTGAACCCTGCCACCGGCGAGACGGTCGGTCGCGTCCACGATCACTCCGCTGCGGAGGCCGCAGCTCTGGTCGACGCTGCGCAGGCAGGCTTCGAAGCCTGGCGCGCCACCACGCCGCGGCACCGCTCAGAGGTGCTCACTGCTGCCTTCCTGGGCATGCGCGCCAATGCCGAGCGGCTGCGAGACCTGATCGTGGCGGAGAACGGCAAGTCTCGGGCCGATGCGGCCGCCGAGGTGAGCTATGCCAGTGAGTTCTTCCGCTGGTACGCCGAGGAAGCCGTACGCACCCCCGGGGGGTACACAGAGGCCCCGTCCGGGGGAGTGCGCAATGTGGTCACCCGGCACCCTGTCGGAGTGGCAGTGCTGATCACGCCCTGGAACTTCCCGGCGGCCATGGCGACCCGCAAGATCGGACCGGCCCTGGCGGCGGGATGCTCGGTGCTGCTGAAGCCCGCCAGCGAGACCCCGCTGACGGCCTCCGCCATCGCCGAGATCCTCACCGAGGCAGGAGTGCCCGAAGGCGTGGTGCAGGTGGCCGCCTCCAGCAGCGCCAGCACCGTGGTCTCCGCATGGTTGGCCGATGACCGGGTCCGCAAACTCTCCTTCACCGGGTCCACCGGTGTCGGCCGGAAGCTGCTCGCCCAGTGCGCCGAGCGGGTGGTCAACACCTCCATGGAGCTCGGCGGCAACGCACCGTTCATCGTCACCGCGGGAGCTGACATCGATGCCGCCGTGGAAGGAGCCATGCTGGCGAAGTTCCGCAACGGGGGACAGGCCTGCACTGCAGCCAACCGCTTCTACGTGCATCAGGACGTCCTCGGCGAGTTCACCGAGAAGTTCGGCGCCAGGATCGCGGCCCTGCGCGTCGGAGATCCCGCCCAGGGTGCCGACATCGGTCCGGTGATCACGCAGAAGGCGGCTGCGGAGATCCGGGGTCTGGTGCAGCGCGCCCAGGAGCAGGGAGCTGTCATTGCCGCCCAGGCGCTACTGCCCGACGACGCGAACCCGGCCTTCCTCGCGCCCACGCTGCTGACAGGGGTGCCCACGGACGCCGAGATCCTCAGGGAAGAGATCTTCGGCCCGGTGGCCCCCGTGGTCGCATGGACCGACCTGGACGCGATGATCGAACTCGCCAACGCACCCGAGGTCGGGCTCTCCTCCTACGTCTACGCCGGGAAGCTGCAGACCGCGATGAAGATCGCGGAGCGGCTTGAGGCCGGCATGGTCGGGGTCAATCGCGGGATCGTCTCGGACCCCAGTGCTCCGTTCGGCGGAGTCAAACAGGCCGGGATAGGCCGCGAGGGTGGGGCCTTCGGGATGGAGGAGTTCACCGAGGTCCAGTACCTGAGTGTTGATTGGTCCTGA